From a region of the Nonlabens sp. Hel1_33_55 genome:
- the recF gene encoding DNA replication/repair protein RecF (All proteins in this family for which functions are known are DNA-binding proteins that assist the filamentation of RecA onto DNA for the initiation of recombination or recombinational repair.) codes for MHLKSLSLVNYKSFDSADFEMDEKINCFVGNNGAGKTNVLDAIYHLAFAKSYFNPITIQNIKHETDFFVINGKFEKDNREENVVISAKRGNKRIAKRNGKVYDKISDHIGLLPLVIISPADRDLIIEGSETRRKFLDGVLSLDNQQYLQRLINYNKLLSQRNALLKYFAANRKFDSDALAVYDEQMVSLGSYIHKCRVEFLERFTPIFKEFYAKISRKADEEVDIYYKSDFLDANPATVFKEAQQKDLQIQYSTVGTHKDDLLFSLDGYPVKKYGSQGQQKSFLTALKLAQFEFIKSESGTVPILLLDDIFDKLDESRVSQLIEMVNDEQFGQLFISDTNSERTEAVIKNVNQSYKMFEL; via the coding sequence ATGCATCTTAAATCTTTGAGCCTGGTCAATTATAAGAGTTTTGACAGCGCTGATTTTGAGATGGATGAGAAAATCAACTGCTTTGTAGGAAATAACGGTGCCGGTAAAACGAACGTACTGGATGCCATTTACCATCTTGCCTTTGCCAAAAGCTATTTCAATCCCATAACGATTCAAAACATAAAACACGAAACTGATTTTTTTGTGATCAATGGAAAGTTTGAAAAGGATAATCGTGAAGAAAATGTGGTGATTAGTGCAAAACGTGGCAACAAACGTATTGCAAAACGCAATGGTAAAGTCTATGATAAGATCAGCGATCATATAGGATTATTGCCGCTAGTGATTATCTCTCCAGCAGATCGAGATCTGATTATTGAAGGCAGTGAGACCAGACGTAAATTTCTGGATGGTGTGCTATCGCTGGATAATCAACAATATCTACAGCGACTGATCAACTATAATAAGTTGCTGTCACAACGTAATGCACTTCTCAAATACTTTGCAGCCAACCGTAAATTTGATAGCGATGCTCTTGCCGTTTACGATGAACAAATGGTGTCGTTAGGTAGTTATATCCATAAATGTAGGGTTGAATTTCTAGAGCGCTTCACTCCCATTTTTAAGGAGTTTTATGCAAAGATCTCAAGGAAAGCTGATGAAGAAGTAGATATATATTATAAATCTGATTTTCTTGATGCTAATCCAGCGACCGTTTTCAAAGAAGCACAGCAAAAAGATCTACAAATCCAATACAGCACGGTGGGAACTCACAAAGACGACCTACTATTCTCGCTGGATGGTTATCCCGTCAAGAAATACGGTAGCCAAGGACAACAAAAGAGTTTTTTGACCGCTTTGAAATTGGCGCAATTTGAATTTATTAAAAGTGAAAGCGGTACGGTTCCTATCTTACTATTGGATGATATTTTTGATAAACTGGATGAGAGTCGTGTATCACAATTGATAGAAATGGTGAACGATGAACAATTCGGTCAGTTGTTTATTAGTGATACCAATAGCGAGCGTACAGAAGCCGTTATCAAGAATGTAAATCAATCCTATAAAATGTTTGAGCTATGA
- a CDS encoding lipocalin family protein, whose protein sequence is MKNSICVILIAILASCANDSNSEKIKNLNGYWNIDLVEKSDGSSKEFPFTNHMDFFEVNGNIGTKSRVSPTYDGTFISYGDAVRFVWVDNENQVVLNFESGDQAYSQILRKATKEELELVHEDGTVYYYKAYQSNEEQ, encoded by the coding sequence ATGAAAAATTCGATCTGTGTCATTTTGATAGCTATTTTGGCAAGTTGTGCTAATGACAGCAATAGTGAAAAAATAAAGAACCTTAACGGTTACTGGAACATTGATCTTGTTGAGAAGTCTGACGGTAGCTCCAAAGAATTTCCTTTTACAAATCATATGGATTTTTTTGAAGTTAACGGCAACATAGGCACAAAAAGCCGCGTAAGTCCAACGTATGATGGAACATTTATATCCTATGGAGATGCGGTACGATTTGTCTGGGTAGACAATGAGAATCAAGTCGTTCTTAATTTTGAATCTGGAGACCAAGCCTACTCACAAATACTTAGAAAAGCGACCAAAGAAGAACTTGAACTGGTTCACGAGGATGGAACTGTTTATTATTATAAAGCCTATCAATCCAATGAGGAACAATAA
- a CDS encoding DUF721 domain-containing protein translates to MRNNKKDDFVNMSDALKDFKSQKKLSKGFLKVDVDAAWKEVMGPGVMTYTTGVKLSGEKLFIDLSSSVLRQELSYGRSKIITNLNEHLGKEIIKTLVLR, encoded by the coding sequence ATGAGGAACAATAAAAAAGACGATTTTGTAAACATGAGCGATGCTTTGAAGGACTTCAAGTCCCAGAAAAAGTTGTCCAAAGGTTTCTTGAAAGTGGATGTTGATGCCGCATGGAAAGAGGTCATGGGTCCTGGAGTTATGACATATACGACAGGAGTTAAACTTTCTGGAGAGAAGCTGTTTATCGATCTATCGTCTTCTGTTTTGCGACAGGAGCTGTCTTATGGTCGCAGTAAAATCATAACAAACCTCAATGAACATTTAGGTAAAGAGATCATCAAGACTTTAGTGCTTAGGTAG